A region of Schistosoma mansoni strain Puerto Rico chromosome 1, complete genome DNA encodes the following proteins:
- a CDS encoding putative polycomb complex protein bmi-1 has product MHRVSDVPVILFNPYLTCNLCRGYLIDATTIVECLHSFCRSCILTYLKLNTTCPVCATLLHKTKPHCAIRPDRALQSIVYKLIPNLFEKEMLCRRKFYEAHPSCYTRSLSPEKRGDLTLNTYVLQEEDRLSVELRYWNQNEHKNNGCSSKTSSQTDSISPILPVIPPTFLLCPPELTVGHIEKLIRMKFNLKPSEHEVSVFFSVDDLFNSNYTLSDLACLYAWRRQQPFKLYFTIKETSRHGFSVVMESQPPSTSSNLTRSILEKSKICPQSNHSSWSVKSKSRNFPTSSLRKRNVNNSDDEMEATPFEVSAPNSKISSQSSCKISLPTQFIKSISLSSPMLNTSSSVCSSLA; this is encoded by the exons ATGCATCGAGTTTCGGATGTTCCAGTTATTCTGTTTAATCCATACTTGACGTGCAATCTGTGCCGAGGCTATTTAATCGATGCCACAACAATTGTTGAATGTTTGCACTCTTTCTGCCGCAGTTGTATCTTGACTTATCTCAAACTGAACACAACATGTCCAGTCTGCGCGACACTTTTGCATAAAACCAAACCACATTGTGCAATTCGGCCTGATCGTGCACTACAGTCTATCGTTTATAAGCTTATACCGAATTTATTTGAAAAGGAAATGCTATGTAGAAGAAAATTTTATGAAG CTCATCCTTCATGTTACACCCGATCTTTAAGTCCTGAAAAACGTGGTGATTTAACCCTAAATACTTATGTACTTCAAGAAGAAGATCGTCTAAGCGTTGAACTTCGGTACTGGAATCAAAACGAACATAAGAATAATGGTTGCTCAAgtaaaacttctagtcaaacagATTCAATCAGCCCGATACTGCCTGTTATCCCCCCTACATTTTTACTTTGTCCACCTGAACTTACAGTGGGACATATTGAAAAGCTGATTCGAATGAAGTTCAATCTAAAACCTAGTGAGCATGAggtttctgttttcttttcagTCGACGATCTTTTTAATTCTAACTATACACTATCAGATCTTGCCTGCTTGTATGCGTGGCGTCGCCAACAGccttttaaattatattttacaatAAAAGAAACATCGAGGCATGGATTTTCTGTGGTCATGGAATCCCAACCTCCATCCACATCGAGTAACCTAACTCGTAGTATTTTAGAAAAATCTAAAATATGTCCCCAGAGTAATCATTCATCTTGGTCTGTAAAATCCAAATCCAGAAATTTCCCTACAAGTTCCCTTCGTAAACGAAATGTGAATAACTCTGATGATGAGATGGAGGCTACTCCATTTGAAGTCTCTGCGCCAAACTCAAAAATCTCATCACAATCATCCTGTAAAATATCACTTCCAACGCAGTTCATAAAATCTATAAGCTTATCATCTCCTATGCTCAATACTTCAAGTTCTGTTTGTTCTTCGCTTGCCTAA